The following are encoded together in the Bradyrhizobium sp. CCGUVB1N3 genome:
- a CDS encoding gamma-butyrobetaine hydroxylase-like domain-containing protein, producing the protein MTMTALVAPTVTDYATSADLATLVVRTTHDGEVMLGAERLRLSCKCAHCTRARFDGRFPQGFPGIAITEIGDLGYGLNISFSDGHNRGIYPKPYLLNLAERQGG; encoded by the coding sequence ATGACTATGACTGCACTGGTCGCACCAACGGTGACTGACTACGCGACAAGCGCCGATCTCGCGACTCTCGTCGTGCGCACCACGCACGATGGCGAGGTCATGCTCGGCGCCGAGCGGCTCCGCCTCTCCTGCAAATGCGCGCACTGCACCCGCGCCCGCTTCGACGGCCGCTTCCCCCAGGGGTTTCCGGGCATCGCCATCACCGAGATCGGCGACCTCGGCTACGGGCTGAACATCTCGTTCTCGGACGGCCACAACCGCGGGATCTACCCGAAGCCGTATTTGCTGAATTTGGCTGAGCGTCAGGGCGGTTAG
- a CDS encoding HEAT repeat domain-containing protein, translating to MSSPFESYDDLDDADERLQAADPAERRVAIIALGHSGDPAAVGHLANMVSDPDAGVRQQVAMALGEFDGPEAANALVKLLVDPERIVAVAAADSMAEFKDPACADVILPLVRHAHAFVRMGALRALKELRRKDTLKPALEALQDGDAAVRVQAIGVIGFLKLEESIPALTALIHDPDAHVRRAAVSALAFSQMKPAAETITRALKDADWMVREMAAETLGLNVNGSLAADQLIASLADDFWQVRLKAIRSLGKMKIERAVRPIGNGINHEQANLRKEAAAALGEIADPEGEAYLAVVANDPDPDVRKNARWALQQIAAKKARAGS from the coding sequence ATGTCGAGCCCGTTCGAATCCTACGATGATCTCGATGACGCCGACGAGCGGCTCCAGGCCGCGGACCCCGCGGAACGCCGCGTCGCCATCATCGCGCTCGGCCATTCCGGCGATCCCGCCGCGGTCGGCCATCTCGCCAACATGGTGTCCGATCCCGACGCCGGCGTGCGCCAGCAGGTCGCGATGGCACTCGGCGAGTTCGACGGGCCGGAGGCAGCGAATGCGCTCGTCAAGCTGCTCGTCGACCCCGAGCGGATCGTGGCCGTGGCTGCGGCCGACAGCATGGCCGAGTTCAAGGACCCGGCCTGCGCCGATGTCATCCTGCCGCTGGTCAGACATGCCCACGCCTTCGTCCGCATGGGCGCGCTCCGCGCACTGAAGGAGCTGCGCCGCAAGGATACGCTGAAGCCCGCGCTGGAAGCGCTCCAGGATGGCGATGCGGCGGTGCGCGTGCAGGCGATCGGCGTCATCGGCTTCCTGAAGCTCGAAGAGTCGATTCCGGCGCTGACCGCGCTGATCCACGATCCCGATGCCCATGTGCGCCGCGCCGCGGTGAGTGCGCTCGCCTTCTCGCAGATGAAGCCGGCGGCCGAGACGATCACCCGTGCGCTGAAGGACGCCGACTGGATGGTCCGGGAGATGGCTGCCGAAACGCTGGGGCTCAACGTCAACGGTTCGCTTGCCGCCGACCAGCTCATCGCCTCGCTTGCCGACGATTTCTGGCAGGTGCGGCTCAAGGCGATCCGTAGCCTCGGCAAGATGAAGATCGAGCGCGCGGTGCGCCCGATCGGCAATGGCATCAACCACGAGCAGGCCAATCTCCGCAAGGAAGCGGCCGCCGCGCTCGGCGAGATCGCCGATCCCGAGGGCGAGGCGTATCTCGCCGTTGTCGCCAACGACCCCGATCCCGACGTGCGCAAGAACGCGCGCTGGGCGCTCCAGCAGATTGCCGCGAAGAAGGCGAGAGCCGGTTCGTAA
- a CDS encoding MBL fold metallo-hydrolase, protein MPLEIKILDYGDIELESSFLVLGRDCGRTRRVLTLGFLILGGPYPVVVDTGYRSNQIMETLGMRGLQYHENMIENQLARHGVRMGDVRFVCHTHLHIDHAGKDDLFPMNTTVVVNRRELEYSVSGLMHPQYPAPDIKHLIDRLHTKSALRFLDLEITGPIELMPGVYCDAANAHTEGSMNIIVHTADGIATICGDVIYDFNDQIVTPFHEIHDWEPRTTGNHGTTKRAEKAAIKKLLSNSRYLLPVHDRPAKIEGGNVVGRLHDQVPGPIVQSLPERNWFPA, encoded by the coding sequence ATGCCGCTGGAGATCAAGATCCTGGACTATGGCGATATCGAGCTGGAATCGAGCTTTCTGGTTCTGGGTCGCGACTGCGGCCGCACCCGGCGCGTCCTCACCCTCGGCTTCCTGATCCTCGGCGGCCCCTATCCGGTCGTCGTCGACACCGGCTACCGCTCCAACCAGATCATGGAAACGCTGGGCATGCGGGGCTTGCAGTACCACGAGAACATGATCGAGAACCAGCTCGCGCGCCACGGCGTACGCATGGGCGACGTCCGCTTCGTCTGCCACACCCATCTGCACATCGACCACGCTGGCAAGGACGATCTGTTCCCGATGAACACGACGGTCGTCGTCAACCGCCGCGAGCTCGAATATTCGGTCTCCGGCCTGATGCACCCGCAATATCCGGCGCCCGACATCAAGCATCTGATCGACCGCCTGCACACCAAGAGCGCGCTGCGCTTCCTCGACCTCGAGATCACCGGTCCCATCGAGCTGATGCCCGGCGTCTATTGCGACGCTGCGAATGCGCACACCGAAGGCTCGATGAACATCATCGTCCATACCGCCGACGGCATCGCGACCATCTGCGGCGACGTGATCTACGATTTCAACGACCAGATCGTCACGCCCTTCCACGAAATCCATGACTGGGAGCCGCGCACGACCGGCAATCACGGCACCACCAAGCGCGCCGAGAAGGCGGCCATCAAGAAGCTGCTCAGCAATTCGCGCTATCTGCTGCCGGTGCACGACCGGCCCGCCAAGATCGAAGGCGGCAATGTCGTGGGGCGGTTGCATGACCAGGTGCCCGGACCGATCGTGCAATCGCTGCCAGAGCGCAACTGGTTCCCTGCCTGA
- a CDS encoding ferredoxin--NADP reductase, which produces MSAFQKETVLSVKHWTESLFSFTATRDPGFRFQNGQFAMIGLEVDGRPLMRAYSMASANHEENLEFFSIKVPDGPLTSRLQKIREGDIILVGRKPTGTLITGNLIPGKRLLLLSTGTGLAPFASLIKDPDVYENYETIVLAHGCRQVSELAYGEHLVESMRAHEFFGPLITDKLIYYPTVTREPFRNRGRITDLIASNQLFEDIGQPGLDRDTDRIMLCGSPAMLEELHVMFRDRGFAEGNHSQPGHFVIEKAFVER; this is translated from the coding sequence ATGAGCGCTTTTCAGAAGGAGACGGTCCTCTCGGTGAAACACTGGACCGAATCCCTGTTCAGCTTCACCGCGACGCGCGATCCCGGCTTCCGCTTCCAGAACGGCCAGTTCGCCATGATCGGGCTCGAGGTCGACGGCCGGCCCTTGATGCGCGCCTACAGCATGGCGAGCGCCAATCACGAGGAGAATCTCGAGTTCTTCAGCATCAAGGTGCCCGACGGTCCGCTTACTTCGCGGCTCCAGAAGATCAGGGAAGGCGACATCATCCTGGTCGGGCGCAAGCCCACGGGCACGCTGATCACCGGCAATCTCATTCCGGGAAAGCGGTTGCTGCTGCTGTCCACCGGTACCGGGCTTGCGCCGTTCGCAAGCCTGATCAAGGACCCCGACGTCTACGAGAATTACGAGACCATCGTGCTCGCCCATGGCTGCCGCCAGGTTTCCGAGCTCGCCTATGGCGAGCACCTGGTCGAGAGCATGCGGGCCCACGAATTCTTCGGTCCCCTGATCACGGACAAGCTGATCTATTACCCGACCGTCACGCGCGAGCCGTTCCGCAATCGCGGCCGCATCACCGACCTGATCGCGTCGAACCAGCTCTTCGAGGACATCGGCCAGCCCGGCCTCGACCGCGATACGGATCGCATCATGCTCTGTGGCAGCCCGGCGATGCTCGAGGAGCTCCACGTGATGTTCAGGGACCGCGGCTTTGCCGAAGGCAATCACAGCCAGCCCGGCCACTTCGTGATCGAGAAAGCGTTCGTGGAGCGGTGA
- a CDS encoding isochorismatase family protein produces MTHVTLRSEFETLIDPYAPVGQVGTGFEFTEGPIWHPIDQYLLFSDMPGDVRRRWDARRGVVEVKRPANKCNGMTYDAELNLIVCEHATSSLIRERPDGRREVLASHFQGQELNSPNDVCVHSSGAIYFSDPWYGRMPVYGVERPRQLGFQGVYRVVPGGEPQLVVERNLFDQPNGLCFSPDEKLLYVNDTVQALIRVFDVSADGSLGNARVFASGIKSELEPGLPDGMKCDQHGNVWVTAPGGVWVYSPRGELLGKVRLPELVANLAWGGPDFRTLYLTATHSVYAIPTKTGPRHDPYMSGKRGGTGASPSAAAPILTDGELRLDPRRCAMIIQDLQNDVVMDGGAFAESGAPGHARQQNVIENVRRLAEAARGRGVAIIHVWFVVEPGAPGVTLNAPLFEGLVDSKAMVRGSWGAAPVPGLEPRPGDFVVEKMRMSAWEGTKLETILKATGRDMIINTGAWTNMSVEHTARTGADKGYFMIVPEDCCSTMNADWHNASVNFAMQNVAVVTKAETVIRALG; encoded by the coding sequence ATGACGCACGTCACCCTGCGTTCGGAATTCGAAACCCTGATCGATCCCTACGCGCCGGTCGGCCAGGTCGGCACCGGCTTTGAATTCACGGAGGGGCCGATTTGGCATCCGATTGATCAATACCTTTTGTTCTCTGACATGCCGGGCGATGTGCGCCGACGCTGGGATGCGCGGCGCGGCGTCGTCGAGGTCAAGCGCCCCGCGAACAAGTGCAACGGCATGACCTATGATGCCGAGCTGAACCTGATCGTCTGCGAGCACGCAACCTCCTCGCTCATTCGCGAGCGGCCCGACGGGCGGCGCGAGGTGCTCGCTTCGCATTTCCAAGGTCAGGAGCTCAACAGTCCCAACGATGTCTGCGTGCACTCCTCCGGTGCGATCTATTTCAGCGACCCCTGGTATGGGCGCATGCCCGTCTATGGCGTCGAACGGCCGCGGCAACTCGGCTTCCAGGGGGTCTATCGCGTCGTGCCCGGCGGCGAGCCGCAGCTCGTGGTGGAGCGCAACCTGTTCGACCAGCCCAACGGGCTCTGCTTCTCGCCGGACGAGAAGCTGCTTTATGTCAACGACACCGTGCAGGCTCTGATCCGCGTGTTCGACGTTAGCGCCGACGGATCGCTCGGCAACGCCCGCGTGTTTGCGAGCGGCATCAAGTCGGAGCTCGAGCCCGGGCTGCCCGACGGCATGAAGTGCGACCAGCACGGCAACGTCTGGGTCACCGCGCCCGGCGGTGTCTGGGTCTATTCGCCACGGGGCGAACTGCTCGGCAAGGTCCGCCTGCCGGAGCTTGTCGCCAACCTCGCCTGGGGCGGGCCGGATTTCCGCACTCTCTATCTGACCGCGACGCATTCGGTCTATGCGATCCCGACCAAAACGGGCCCGCGCCATGATCCTTACATGAGCGGCAAGCGCGGCGGCACCGGCGCCAGCCCTTCGGCAGCAGCACCGATCCTCACCGACGGCGAGCTGCGGCTCGATCCACGGCGCTGCGCCATGATCATCCAGGATCTGCAAAACGACGTCGTCATGGACGGCGGGGCCTTTGCCGAGTCCGGCGCCCCCGGGCATGCGCGCCAGCAGAATGTGATCGAGAATGTGCGTCGACTGGCCGAGGCAGCGCGCGGGCGCGGCGTCGCCATCATCCATGTCTGGTTCGTCGTCGAGCCGGGCGCGCCCGGCGTGACGTTGAACGCACCGTTGTTCGAGGGGCTGGTCGACAGCAAGGCGATGGTACGCGGGAGCTGGGGTGCCGCGCCCGTGCCCGGCCTTGAGCCGCGGCCCGGCGATTTCGTGGTCGAGAAGATGCGCATGAGCGCATGGGAGGGCACCAAGCTCGAGACGATCCTCAAGGCGACGGGACGCGACATGATCATCAATACCGGCGCCTGGACCAACATGTCCGTCGAACACACCGCGCGAACGGGTGCCGACAAGGGCTATTTCATGATCGTTCCGGAGGATTGCTGCTCGACCATGAATGCCGACTGGCACAATGCTTCAGTCAACTTCGCCATGCAGAACGTCGCCGTCGTCACAAAGGCCGAGACCGTCATCAGAGCGCTGGGATGA
- a CDS encoding fumarate reductase/succinate dehydrogenase flavoprotein subunit — MALDQIVDGLSEVSCDVLVIGGGTAGPMAALKAKLKNPKANVVLLEKANVKRSGAISMGMDGLNNAVIPGYATPEQYTKEITIANDGIVDQKAVYKYAQNCFGIIEELDSFGIRFLKNENGDYAVKKVHHIGTYVLPMPNGETVKKALYRQLRRARILISNRYMATRLLKSADGRIAGAISVNTRTAEMLVIKAKAVILCMGAAGRLGLPTSGYMFGTYENAANSGDGYAMAYHAGAALANLECFQINPLIKDYNGPACAYVAGPFGAYTANNEGSRFIECDYWSGQMMLEFYNELLSGKGPVFLQLKHLHPDTISEIESTLHKVERPTRGLFQQGRGVDYRSESIEMHISEIGFCSGHSASGVFVDDNARTTVPGLYAAGDMASVPHNYMLGAFTNGSVAGIDAMEFADSHDFAEFDASEVAMERERVMAPTTREDGIPPNQIEYKTRRLVNDYLQPPKVTRKYELGMRRLAEVREDMQERMIARNAHELLRALEVQSIMDCADMAAHASLYREESRWGLYHWRTDFPEKDNENWFCHTLLSKRDGRMTSEKRAVEPYVVPIADDEKDLYDKQRIRASA, encoded by the coding sequence ATGGCACTAGATCAGATCGTCGACGGACTTTCCGAGGTTTCCTGCGATGTGCTGGTCATCGGCGGCGGCACGGCCGGACCGATGGCGGCGCTGAAGGCGAAACTGAAGAACCCGAAGGCCAACGTCGTCCTGCTCGAGAAAGCCAACGTCAAACGCTCCGGCGCGATCTCGATGGGTATGGACGGGCTCAACAACGCCGTCATTCCCGGCTATGCGACGCCCGAGCAGTACACCAAGGAGATCACCATCGCGAACGACGGCATCGTCGATCAGAAGGCGGTCTACAAATACGCTCAAAACTGCTTTGGGATCATCGAGGAGCTCGACAGTTTCGGCATCCGCTTCCTGAAGAACGAGAACGGCGACTATGCTGTCAAGAAGGTGCACCACATCGGCACCTATGTCCTGCCGATGCCGAACGGGGAGACCGTGAAGAAGGCGCTGTACCGTCAGCTCCGCCGTGCCCGCATCCTGATCTCGAACCGCTACATGGCGACGCGATTGCTGAAGTCCGCCGACGGTCGCATCGCCGGCGCGATCAGCGTCAACACGCGCACCGCCGAAATGCTCGTCATCAAGGCGAAGGCCGTCATCCTGTGCATGGGCGCCGCCGGCCGGCTCGGCCTTCCGACGTCAGGCTACATGTTCGGCACCTACGAGAACGCCGCCAATTCCGGCGACGGCTATGCCATGGCCTATCATGCGGGTGCGGCGCTGGCGAACCTCGAATGCTTCCAGATCAATCCGCTGATCAAGGACTATAACGGCCCGGCCTGCGCCTATGTCGCCGGCCCCTTCGGCGCCTACACCGCCAACAACGAAGGCTCGCGCTTCATCGAATGCGACTACTGGTCCGGCCAGATGATGCTCGAGTTCTACAACGAGCTGTTGTCCGGCAAGGGGCCGGTGTTCCTCCAGCTCAAGCATCTCCATCCCGACACCATTTCGGAGATCGAATCGACGCTGCACAAGGTGGAGCGGCCGACGCGCGGGCTGTTTCAGCAGGGACGCGGCGTCGATTACCGCAGCGAGTCGATCGAGATGCACATCTCGGAGATCGGCTTCTGCTCCGGCCACAGCGCCTCCGGCGTGTTCGTCGACGACAATGCGCGCACCACCGTGCCGGGCCTCTATGCTGCCGGCGACATGGCGAGCGTGCCGCACAACTACATGCTGGGCGCCTTCACCAACGGCTCGGTCGCCGGCATCGACGCGATGGAGTTCGCCGACAGTCACGATTTTGCGGAGTTCGATGCGAGCGAAGTAGCGATGGAGCGCGAGCGCGTAATGGCGCCGACCACGCGCGAGGACGGCATTCCGCCGAACCAGATCGAGTACAAGACCCGGCGCCTGGTGAACGACTATCTCCAGCCGCCGAAGGTGACCCGCAAATACGAGCTCGGCATGCGGCGCCTCGCCGAGGTGCGCGAGGACATGCAGGAGCGCATGATTGCCCGCAACGCGCACGAGCTGCTCCGCGCGCTGGAGGTGCAGTCGATCATGGATTGCGCGGATATGGCGGCCCACGCCTCGTTGTACCGCGAGGAAAGCCGCTGGGGTCTCTACCACTGGCGCACGGATTTCCCGGAGAAGGACAACGAGAATTGGTTCTGCCACACGCTGCTTTCCAAGCGAGACGGCAGGATGACCAGCGAGAAGCGCGCGGTCGAACCTTATGTCGTGCCGATCGCCGACGACGAGAAGGACCTCTACGACAAGCAGCGCATCCGGGCGAGCGCCTGA
- a CDS encoding ferredoxin family protein, which yields MPLASYQTSVPVVVDDAKCIADKGCTVCVDVCPLDVLRISDMTGKAYMAYDECWYCMPCEADCPTGAVTVNIPYLLR from the coding sequence ATGCCTCTCGCTTCCTATCAGACCTCGGTCCCGGTGGTGGTCGACGACGCCAAATGCATCGCGGACAAGGGCTGCACGGTGTGCGTCGATGTCTGCCCGCTCGACGTGCTCCGTATCAGCGACATGACCGGAAAGGCCTACATGGCCTACGACGAATGCTGGTACTGCATGCCCTGCGAGGCGGATTGCCCGACCGGTGCCGTCACCGTCAACATCCCCTATCTGTTGAGGTGA
- a CDS encoding FMN-dependent NADH-azoreductase — translation MAKLLHLCCSPRADSESSAGARVFLDGFRQAHPDWDVDVMDLWRERMPEFVGPIVEAKYARMKAQAFNDAQRDSFAEAERMALRFSLADRVLISTPMWNFGIPYKLKQWFDVIIQPGLTFRFDPLQGYFPLLKDRPTLVILASGSDYATGMNRGRIDMATPYLREALRFIGVSDVRFVPIGPTAGPAGPIRAARDSAHRRLAEMAIRF, via the coding sequence GTGGCAAAGCTCCTGCACCTGTGCTGCTCGCCGCGCGCCGACTCCGAGTCGAGCGCCGGCGCGCGCGTGTTTCTTGACGGCTTCCGTCAGGCGCACCCGGACTGGGACGTCGACGTGATGGATCTGTGGCGTGAGCGCATGCCCGAGTTCGTCGGCCCGATCGTCGAGGCGAAGTACGCGCGCATGAAGGCGCAGGCCTTCAACGACGCGCAGCGGGACAGCTTTGCCGAAGCCGAGCGGATGGCGCTACGCTTCTCGCTCGCCGACCGCGTGCTGATCTCGACGCCGATGTGGAATTTCGGCATCCCCTACAAGCTCAAGCAGTGGTTCGACGTCATCATCCAGCCGGGGCTGACGTTCCGCTTCGATCCGCTGCAGGGCTATTTTCCTCTGCTCAAGGACCGCCCCACGCTGGTGATCCTGGCAAGCGGCAGCGATTATGCGACCGGGATGAACCGCGGCCGCATCGACATGGCGACGCCCTATTTGCGCGAAGCGCTGCGCTTCATCGGCGTAAGCGACGTGCGCTTCGTGCCGATCGGCCCGACGGCCGGACCGGCCGGGCCGATCCGCGCCGCGCGCGACAGCGCCCACCGCCGCCTCGCTGAGATGGCGATTCGGTTCTGA